In Glycine max cultivar Williams 82 chromosome 10, Glycine_max_v4.0, whole genome shotgun sequence, the DNA window CCATTACATTATACACACGGCttatcaaattttcaaaatgtattttaattttttattaattaaactttgCACTCATACAGGAAGACGAGACAACGAAAGAGACAAACACGCACACATTATACACTATTTTGGAAAACAATTTGTACTTTTTTAGCCGTTAATTATTTCTCTGTGAATTTTCTACTCCGCTTATCTCTAAATACAATGAGACAGAGTTATTATCCGAGGATATCCTTGATCTTCATATAGCTATCGTTGAACCACGTGTAGTTTTTTAGCCACTAATAATTTCTGAGTGACTTTTCTACTCTCTTATCTCAGATTGACCAGATCTCTCGATGCACACATCCAAAGTCAATTAAATCcctgttttatatatttaatactatttCTAAGATCATGGCCCAGCTTccttgttgcttcttcttttttttttcttttctgaaaaGATGCCTTTGATGCTAATGAGCTGGTTTCgttaagaggaaaaataaactttatttttcgAAAAAATTGGTAGGAAAAAAGGTATCCTAATATTATTAAACAGAACAAAAATAGCAGTGGTGATGCAGTTATGATGGTAATTATTGTAATAGGTTACAAATCATTAATTGCTTTAACTCCCTTCCTCAAACGAAGGGGTGTATTGTGCTCTCCGAGTTTGTCCCTAAAGCTCCAAAACTTAAGAGTTAAGAGTGTGGCAAGTACTTTGATAAACCATTTGCTACTATCTCAAATGAAGGAACATAGCATACTTTACCAAGAAAGAAATAGGAAAATATATAGGCTGAAAAAATGTCATTGCATTAGGAAGCTGAAGTACGAACATATAAGCAGAGCAGAGAGGCTGAATGTAAGGAACGTAATCTACAAAATCTCCTATAATTGATACAAACAAATATTACAACTTGTAATTGATAATTTGATATGGCAATCTGTAATTGATATGAAAATCTCAGTAAGGATGCAGTTATAATGTTATAGTAATAGGTTACTAATTACTTATTGCTTTAAGCGGAACGAAAAGTGaccatttatctttttttcttttttccttatcCATGTTAGTGTGGAAAGAATAAGTTAGTCAATAATACCATAAGAAACAagtaatggaaaaaaaaaatgtcgaAAAGACCTGCAACATTTAACTATGCTGTCCAtctctatatatatttaatatacagAGACTTGAATTTTGAGGCATCTGCAGGCAGCTAGTACTACCCTGCCCCTGCTAGCTATTTTGTAACAAGCAGATCAAATTAATTGCTTGATATCAAGAAACATGGCAATCACCGGTGTTCATGGATGGGGAGACATCAAGAGTCTCAGCGTCCAAGTGATCACCGGTCGATGGTTCGTCGTATTCGCCTCTTTTCTAATCATGGCAGCCGCCGGAGCAACCTACATGTTCGGTCTCTATTCCAGCGACATCAAAACCACCCTCGGTTACGACCAATCCACTCTCGACCTCCTCAGTTTCTTCAAGGACTTGGGTAGCAATGTTGGCATCCTCTCAGGTCTAATCAACGAGCTCACTCCACCCTGGGTGGTTCTAGCCATTGGTGCCATCCTTAACTTCTTTGGCTACTTCATGATTTGGCTTTCCGTCACTAAAAAAATAGCCAAACCCAAAGTGTGGCAGATGTGTCTCTACATCTGCATAGGTGCTAATTCTCAGTCCTTCGCCAACACAGGTTCTCTTGTCACGTGTGTCAAGAACTTTCCAGAAAGCCGTGGGGCTGTGTTGGGAATCCTTAAAGGCTACGTGGGTCTTAGCGGTGCAATCATCACGCAACTCTACCATGCTATTTACTATGACGACACCAGGTCTTTGATTTTGCTCATTGGGTGGCTCCCAGCTGCTATTTCCTTTGCTTTCCTTCGAACCATTCGCTACATGAAGCCCGTTAGGAAGCCTAACGAGCTCAAGGTTTTCTACAACTTTCTCTATGTTTCTCTTGGCCTTGCTGGGTTTCTTATGGTCATGATCATTGTAGAGAACAAAGTCAACTTCACTCAGAGTGAGTTTGGTGTCAGCGCTGCTATTATGCTCTTCTTGCTCTTCCTCCCACTTACTATTGTTTCTATAGAAGAATATAAGGTCTGGCAGGGTAAAAGACTCGCTTTGGTTGACCCCTCCCCAGTGAAAGTAGTAACCGATCAGGGTGAAAAGGTGAAACCGAATGAGACTATTAATGGTAGCAACAATAATTCAGTTTCTTCCAATGACACCAAGTGGTGGGAAAATGTCTTTAGTCCACCGGCAAGAGGTGAGGACTATACAATACTTCAGGCGCTGTTCAGCGTCGACATGCTAATACTTTTCATGACTTGCATATGTGGTGTTGGGGGCACGTTGACCGCCATAGATAATCTTGGTCAGATAGGAACCTCGCTTAGATACCCAAAGAAAACTAGAAGCACTTTCGTGTCCCTAGTAAGCATTTGGAATTATCTGGGAAGGGTTTTCTCTGGGTTTGTGTCTGAACATTTTCTACAAAAGTACAAGTTCCCTCGTCCTCTTATGCTTACTTTGACTCTGCTCTTATCATGTGTTGGTCACCTTCTGATTGCCTTTGATGTGCCAAATGGCCTTTACGTGGCTTCGGTGATTATTGGGTTTTGTTTTGGTGCTCAGTGGCCTTTACTTTTTGCCATCATATCCGAGCTTTTTGGACTTAAATATTATGCAACTTTGTACAATTTTGGAAGCGTAGCAAGTCCACTGGGACTATATGTGCTTAATGTGAAGATGACTGGGTATCTGTACGACAAAGAAG includes these proteins:
- the LOC100776865 gene encoding uncharacterized protein, whose amino-acid sequence is MAITGVHGWGDIKSLSVQVITGRWFVVFASFLIMAAAGATYMFGLYSSDIKTTLGYDQSTLDLLSFFKDLGSNVGILSGLINELTPPWVVLAIGAILNFFGYFMIWLSVTKKIAKPKVWQMCLYICIGANSQSFANTGSLVTCVKNFPESRGAVLGILKGYVGLSGAIITQLYHAIYYDDTRSLILLIGWLPAAISFAFLRTIRYMKPVRKPNELKVFYNFLYVSLGLAGFLMVMIIVENKVNFTQSEFGVSAAIMLFLLFLPLTIVSIEEYKVWQGKRLALVDPSPVKVVTDQGEKVKPNETINGSNNNSVSSNDTKWWENVFSPPARGEDYTILQALFSVDMLILFMTCICGVGGTLTAIDNLGQIGTSLRYPKKTRSTFVSLVSIWNYLGRVFSGFVSEHFLQKYKFPRPLMLTLTLLLSCVGHLLIAFDVPNGLYVASVIIGFCFGAQWPLLFAIISELFGLKYYATLYNFGSVASPLGLYVLNVKMTGYLYDKEAKKQLAASGLTREEGHELNCVGVNCFKLSFIIITAATFFGAIVSLILVARTRTFYRSDIYKRYRDAATEAETEMAEKDSKHVVPAQT